CTAGCTCCCAAACCAGGGTCTTGCGAAGGATGGCCTCTCCGGGGGGGGCTGGTGCCTGCGTTGGTGCTGCTTCTACAGGCTCCCAGTTCAGCCCAGGACCTGTGTTGGGTGGGGGTGAAGCCTCCAGGCTCCAGGCCCTGGGCTCGGCCCCCGATTCACTGACGCTCAGCACCAGGAGGGTCGGTGCAATCAAAGCTGCCAGTGTGCGAGAGAAAATTCGGAACAGCATCCGCAGACTCTGCCGTAAGGGCAAGAGTAGCGGTTAGTTCAGCTCTTGCTGGCTGCACTGGCGCAGGTCTCTCCACCCAGCCAGAACGTTTGGACAGGATATGCAGACAGCATTTACCATTTTCTTCGTTGACGTTGCCGATACCATTGGCTGCATGGATCCATTCTTTATCACGGAGCCAATGTTCCCGCAGGCCTGCAGGTTGCGCAGTTTTGGCGCCGTGCTGGCTGCGGCGTGTTTGGTGAGCCTTGCTATCCCCTCTGCTCAGGCACAGCTCCCGCTCGGCCAAGTGGAGTCCAGGGGTTCAAAGGTGCAGGGTTCCTTGTTGCAGGAAGATGTCTACATCCTGGGGCCGGGTGATGGCCTGCAGCTTAGGTTTCTTGCCGCCAAGGATCTTTCTGGTTCCCTTGACATCCTCAGCGACGGTACCGCTGCTCTCCCCCTGCTTGGAAACGTGGTGCTTTCGGGACTGACCCTTTCCCAGGCTTCAGAGTGGCTCCAGCTTCTCTACAGAGGGCAGTTGTTGAGGCCTGACCTCCAGCTCAGTCTGGTGCGCCCACGACCGCTGAGGGTCGCGGTAGTCGGTGAGGTGGAACGGCCGGGTCTTTACACCCTCACAACATCGGAAACATCGGCAACCCAGGCTGGGGTTGCGATCTCAGGTGTGTCCACACTCGTGGATGCGGTTCAGAAAGCCGGTGGAGTTACCGGATTGGCCAACCTTCGCCAAGTGACCCTCCAGCGCCGCATTCCCGGCACACCACACCGATTCAAACGGGCCAGGGTTGATCTCCTTGCGCTGGTTCAAGACGGCGATCAGCTCCAGAATCCCGTCCTGTTTGACGGTGACACCATCCGGGTAGAGCGCGCCGTGGAGGAAGTGGCTGAGCTCACAGAGCTGGCTGCCACTACCCTCTCTCCTCGGACCATCACGGTGAATGTGATTGGGGAGGTCAAGGCTCCTGGCCGCATTCAGGTCCCTGCCAGTACGCCGATGATGCAGGCAGTGCTCGCTGCCGGCGGCGTGGCTCCATGGCGTGCAAGAACTTCCAAACTTGATTTAGTACGGATCAACCGCAACGGCACCGCAACGCGCAGGAGCTACGCCTTCGATCTAAACCAAGGAGCATCCACGCTCAGAAACCCACCACTGCGGGAAGGTGACACTGTGATCGTTAACCGCAGCCGTTATGCCATTACTGCAGATGCAGTTGAAGCGGTGAGTCGTCCCTTGACCGGCTTGGTCAATGTGTTGGCGCTGATCCGCATTCTTGACAATAACAATTAGCGGAGATCTTCATGGGTTTGATCTTTGCTTCTGAGTCTATAGACAGTCAGCTTCTTCAGTCTGACATCGTTGATGACTGGCCTATCCGCCAGTACCTTTGGGCTGTTCACTTTTGTCTCCCCAAAGAACACTCCCTCCTTCTCCAGCGGCCCCCCTCAGCATGTCCACTTGCAATCCGGCTCTAGGGCCATGCCAAGCCTCTGGCTCCTCCTCCCTCGGGACTAATCGTTTATGCCTTTCGCGGCGAGCTTCTCAAGCTGCGTGCTTTGTGGAGTGGGACTCCTTCCCTATTGGCACAGAGACAATGTCCTTGCGCTCCACTCTCCACCAGATCACATGAGCACTCTGCTTGGCCTGTGGCTGATTGCTGCCCATACCTGAAGCTATTGATGGACAACCAGGACCTTCATTCGCCGATCTACGTCACCAAGCCTCACCTCCCACCCCTGGAGGATGTGATGAAGCTGTTGGAGGGGGTGTGGGATCGACGCATCCTCAGTAATGGCGGCCCCTTGCATGAGCAGCTTGAACGCGAGCTTGCGCGTCATCTCCAGGTAGAGCATCTCTCCCTGTTTGCGAACGGAACACTTGCTCTGCTGATTGCGCTCAAAGCACTGCGCCTGCAGGGTGAAGTGATCACAACGCCGTTTTCCTTCGTGGCTACGAGTGAGGCCCTGACCTGGAATGGTCTTGAGCCGGTGTTTGCTGATATCCAGCCTGGGACGTTCTGCCTGGACCCTTCCCGCGTGGAGGCCAGCATCACTCCTCGCACAAGCGCTATCCTGGCAGTCCATTGTTATGGCTTTCCCTGTGATGTAGATGCAATCCAGCGCATCGCCGACGACTACAATCTTCGAGTTATCTATGATGCTGCCCACGCCTTTGGAGTGGATTGCCACTGCGGATCACTTCTTCGGCATGGCGATCTCTCTATTCTCAGTTTCCATGCCACCAAGGTTTTTACTACCTTTGAGGGGGCGCGATCGTGAGCCCGGATGCAAAAACAAAGAAGAGAATCGACCGCCTCAAAAACTTCGGATTTGTAGACGAGGTAACTGTAGCGGCGAACGGAATCAATGCCAAGATGAGCGAGCTGCATGCAGCTGTTGGCCTTGCGCAACTTCCTGGGATCGTAGACTCAATCGCAAGACGAGCCGCTGTGGTGCAGGCTTACGCCGCGCTGCTCGCTGATCTTCCCGGGTTGCTATTGCCAGACTTCGGCCAAGTGGGTAAATCTAACTATGCTTACTATCCAGTGATCGTGACCGATCAATCCCTGCTCAATCGGGATCAGCTTTTGGATGTGATGCGCCGACACGGCATTGTTCCCCGCCGTTACTTTCACCCGCTCATCCCTGAATTCCAGTATTACCGCAGCAATCCCAGCGCTGAGCCGTCTCGTTATCCAACAGCGGTGCGGATTGCCAGGCAGGTGCTATGCCTGCCCATCTACCCCGATCTTTCACGGGCGAGCGTGGAGAGGATCAGCGCAGTGATCCGCACAGCACTGCTTGGCGAGCAAACCTGATGGGGCCTTCCCTGCCCAGGTTTGCTTTCCGCCTCTCCACCGCCCTTGGCATGCAAGTAAGCCAGGAACCGGCCTCGCGGCTGATCCGGCGCACGGCGCTGGAGCAGTGGAAGTTGTTGCTGCTTGCCACCGTCAGCACCCTGGGCCGGGCACTGCTGGAGGGGGTGAGCCTCGCCACGGTGTTTCTCGCGGTGGATCTGCTCAGCCAGGGCAGCGCCGGGGCGATGAGCTGGCAGACCAAGCCGCTGATTTCGCGGTTGCCGGCGCTGGTGGCACGGCTGGAAGGCCTGGCGCCCACGCGGCTGTTCGTGGGGTTGATCCTGCTGGCGGTGGCCCTGCAGCTGGCCCAGGCGCTGCTGCAGTTTCTCAACAGCGCGAGCGTGGGCTACCTCGCCGCCCGCTGCAACAGCCGCATCCGGGGGTTGATCCACCGCCGCATCACGGCCCTGAGCTTCGCCTGCGCCAGCGGCTACCGCGTTGGCGACCTCACCGAGCTGGCGGGCACAGCGCCAGAAACGGTGCGCCGCGAGATCGAGGTGAGCAACGCCCTGCTGATCCAGGTGCTGATGGGGCTTACCTATCTGCTGGTGCTGATCAGCCTCTCGCCTTGGTTACTGCTGGCCGCCGGGCTGATCGCACTGGTGGTGCTGCTGCTTCAGAAGCAGTTGCTGCCAAGAATCCGCCGCACGGCCGATCGCCTCACGGCGGCGAGCGTGGCGATCAGCAGCCGGCTCACCGAATCCATCCAGGGGCTGCGGCTGCTGCACAGCCTGGGCTGGCTGGAGGCGGCCGATGCAAGCTTTCAGAGCCAGCTGTGGGAGCAGGAGGCGGCGCAGCGGCGCCAGGCGCTGCTGCTGGCTGTGCTCGATCCGATCAGTGGCCTGCTGCCGCTGCTGGCCATGG
Above is a window of Synechococcus sp. MW101C3 DNA encoding:
- a CDS encoding SLBB domain-containing protein, whose product is MQTAFTIFFVDVADTIGCMDPFFITEPMFPQACRLRSFGAVLAAACLVSLAIPSAQAQLPLGQVESRGSKVQGSLLQEDVYILGPGDGLQLRFLAAKDLSGSLDILSDGTAALPLLGNVVLSGLTLSQASEWLQLLYRGQLLRPDLQLSLVRPRPLRVAVVGEVERPGLYTLTTSETSATQAGVAISGVSTLVDAVQKAGGVTGLANLRQVTLQRRIPGTPHRFKRARVDLLALVQDGDQLQNPVLFDGDTIRVERAVEEVAELTELAATTLSPRTITVNVIGEVKAPGRIQVPASTPMMQAVLAAGGVAPWRARTSKLDLVRINRNGTATRRSYAFDLNQGASTLRNPPLREGDTVIVNRSRYAITADAVEAVSRPLTGLVNVLALIRILDNNN